The Pantoea nemavictus genome includes a region encoding these proteins:
- a CDS encoding Gfo/Idh/MocA family oxidoreductase, producing the protein MIRFAIVGTNWITRQFIDAAHETGKMKLSGIYSRHQQQADAFVVDYPCKLTFTSLDELATSSAIDAVYIASPNALHSEQAMLFMSHGKHVICEKPMASNLREAEAMIACARKHQVVLFEAFKTASLPTFLQLQKTLPQLGKLRKALINYCQYSSRYQRYLDGENPNTFNPRWSNGSIMDIGFYCLAAAVTLWGAPQQVKAQASLLESGVDAHGVVVLGYGDFDVTLLHSKVSDSLIPSEIQGEAGSLVIEKISECQQLRFIPRGGESQNLTQPQHINTMLYEAETFAKLVEAGEVEHAALETSRITAQLLTEIRRQTGVVFPADRAEV; encoded by the coding sequence GTGATTCGTTTCGCCATCGTGGGAACCAACTGGATCACCCGCCAGTTTATCGACGCCGCACATGAAACCGGCAAGATGAAGCTGAGCGGCATTTATTCTCGTCATCAGCAGCAAGCCGACGCTTTTGTGGTGGATTATCCCTGCAAGTTGACGTTCACCTCGCTGGATGAACTCGCCACCAGCAGCGCAATCGATGCGGTGTATATCGCCAGCCCAAATGCGTTGCACAGCGAGCAAGCGATGCTGTTTATGTCGCACGGTAAGCATGTGATTTGCGAGAAGCCAATGGCCTCTAATCTGCGCGAAGCGGAGGCGATGATTGCCTGTGCCCGTAAGCATCAGGTGGTGTTGTTCGAAGCCTTCAAAACCGCCAGCCTGCCGACGTTCCTGCAGCTACAAAAAACCTTGCCGCAGCTGGGCAAACTGCGCAAAGCCTTGATCAACTATTGCCAGTATTCGTCGCGCTATCAGCGCTATCTGGATGGTGAAAACCCGAATACCTTTAATCCACGCTGGTCGAACGGTTCCATAATGGATATTGGCTTCTACTGCCTCGCAGCCGCCGTCACGCTGTGGGGCGCGCCGCAGCAGGTCAAAGCGCAAGCCTCTTTGCTGGAAAGCGGCGTGGATGCGCATGGCGTGGTGGTACTGGGCTACGGCGATTTTGATGTCACCTTGCTGCACTCCAAAGTTAGCGATTCACTGATCCCCAGTGAGATTCAAGGGGAAGCGGGATCGCTGGTGATCGAAAAGATCTCCGAATGCCAGCAGCTGCGCTTTATCCCGCGCGGCGGCGAGAGCCAAAACCTGACGCAGCCGCAGCATATTAATACCATGCTGTATGAAGCAGAAACCTTTGCCAAACTGGTTGAAGCCGGTGAAGTTGAGCATGCCGCGTTAGAAACCTCGCGCATTACGGCGCAACTGCTCACGGAAATTCGCCGCCAGACGGGCGTGGTTTTCCCGGCCGATCGGGCTGAAGTGTAA
- a CDS encoding TerC family protein has protein sequence MHSVGTPLLWGSFAVVVLIMLAIDLLLQGRRGAQTMSFKQAAIWSLVWVSVSLLFSAAFWWYLDGTAGREVATAQTLAFLTGYVLEKALAVDNVFVWLMLFSYFAVPANLQRRVLIYGVLGAIVLRTIMIFAGSYLVTQFSWILYVFGAFLLFTGLKMALAKEEDDNAVGDKPVVRWLRKHLRMTDSLDGEKFFTRKNGVLFATPLLLVLIMVELSDVIFAVDSIPAIFAVTTDPFIVLTSNLFAILGLRAMYFLLANVAERFSMLKYGLAIVLVFIGIKMLIVEFYHIPVGISLTVVGVILGGTLLINAWVNHRNDQKKISP, from the coding sequence ATGCACTCTGTAGGCACACCGTTACTTTGGGGCAGCTTTGCTGTTGTAGTGCTCATCATGCTAGCGATCGACCTGCTGTTACAGGGCCGACGCGGCGCACAAACTATGTCATTTAAACAAGCAGCGATATGGTCACTGGTTTGGGTCTCCGTTTCGCTGCTGTTTAGCGCTGCGTTCTGGTGGTATCTCGACGGTACCGCCGGACGCGAAGTCGCTACCGCGCAAACCCTCGCTTTCCTCACCGGCTACGTGTTAGAAAAAGCGCTGGCGGTCGATAACGTCTTTGTCTGGCTAATGCTGTTTAGCTACTTCGCTGTGCCAGCCAATCTGCAACGTCGTGTACTGATTTATGGCGTATTAGGCGCGATTGTACTGCGTACCATCATGATCTTCGCCGGTAGCTATTTGGTTACCCAGTTCAGCTGGATTCTTTACGTATTCGGCGCCTTCCTGTTGTTCACCGGCCTCAAAATGGCGCTGGCGAAAGAGGAAGATGACAACGCGGTCGGCGACAAGCCGGTGGTGCGCTGGCTGCGTAAGCATCTGCGTATGACCGATAGCCTGGATGGTGAGAAGTTCTTCACCCGCAAAAACGGCGTGCTGTTCGCGACGCCGCTGCTATTGGTGCTGATCATGGTCGAACTGAGCGATGTGATTTTCGCCGTGGACAGTATCCCCGCTATCTTCGCGGTGACCACCGATCCGTTCATTGTGCTGACCTCAAACCTGTTCGCGATTCTCGGTCTACGTGCCATGTATTTCCTACTGGCTAACGTGGCGGAACGGTTCTCCATGCTGAAATACGGTTTGGCGATTGTGTTGGTGTTTATCGGAATCAAGATGCTGATCGTTGAGTTCTACCACATTCCAGTCGGCATCTCGCTGACGGTGGTGGGCGTGATTCTCGGCGGTACGTTGCTGATCAACGCCTGGGTGAACCACAGAAACGACCAGAAGAAGATCTCACCATAA
- the sstT gene encoding serine/threonine transporter SstT: MQNNFIGRLGALFAGSLVKQIMIGLVAGVALAWFSRDAALAVGLLGELFVRALKAVAPLLVLVLVISSIANHQQGQKTNIRPIIMLYLLSTFFAAVVAVIFSHLFPQTLSMNVGATQITPPSGISEVLHGLLISMVSNPIDALMNANYIGILVWALGLGLAFRHASPSSKAFLNDASNAATWVVRCVIRCAPLGIFGLVASILASTGFDAIWEYANLLALLLGCMLIMALVINPMLVFQKIRRNPYPLVFTCLRESGVTAFFTRSSAANIPVNMALAKRLNLDEDTYSVSIPLGATISMAGASITITVLTLAAVHTLGISVDVPTAILLSLVASLCACGASGVAGGSLLLIPVACNMFGIPNDLAMQVVAVGFIIGVLQDSAETALNSSTDILFTAAVCQAEAERAPRRTVSESE; encoded by the coding sequence ATGCAAAACAACTTTATTGGACGTCTGGGCGCGCTGTTCGCAGGAAGCCTGGTAAAACAAATCATGATCGGCCTGGTGGCTGGCGTGGCGCTGGCGTGGTTCTCGCGCGACGCCGCATTAGCCGTTGGCTTGCTGGGTGAGCTGTTCGTGCGCGCGCTGAAAGCCGTCGCGCCGCTGCTGGTACTGGTGCTGGTGATCTCTTCCATCGCCAACCATCAGCAGGGACAGAAAACCAATATCCGCCCGATTATCATGCTGTATCTGCTCAGCACCTTCTTTGCTGCCGTGGTGGCGGTGATCTTCAGTCATCTGTTCCCGCAGACGCTGTCGATGAACGTCGGTGCCACGCAAATCACCCCACCGTCGGGCATTAGCGAAGTGCTGCACGGCCTGCTGATCAGCATGGTTTCCAATCCGATTGACGCACTGATGAACGCCAACTACATCGGCATTCTGGTCTGGGCGCTGGGCTTAGGTCTGGCGTTTCGTCATGCCAGCCCAAGCAGCAAAGCGTTCCTCAACGATGCGTCCAATGCCGCCACCTGGGTGGTGCGCTGTGTGATTCGCTGTGCGCCGCTGGGGATTTTTGGCCTGGTAGCCTCCATCCTCGCCTCGACCGGTTTTGACGCCATCTGGGAATACGCCAATCTGCTGGCGCTGCTGCTCGGCTGCATGCTGATTATGGCGCTGGTGATCAACCCGATGCTGGTGTTCCAGAAGATTCGCCGTAATCCCTATCCGCTGGTGTTTACCTGCCTGCGTGAAAGCGGCGTGACCGCCTTCTTCACTCGCAGCTCGGCGGCCAATATTCCGGTGAATATGGCGCTGGCTAAGCGTCTTAATCTGGATGAAGACACCTATTCCGTGTCGATTCCGCTCGGTGCCACCATCAGCATGGCGGGCGCATCGATCACCATAACTGTGTTGACGCTGGCCGCGGTACACACGCTGGGCATCTCGGTGGATGTACCAACCGCGATTCTGTTGAGTCTGGTGGCGTCGCTGTGTGCCTGTGGCGCATCCGGTGTGGCCGGCGGCTCACTGCTGCTGATTCCGGTGGCCTGCAATATGTTTGGCATTCCGAACGATTTGGCGATGCAGGTGGTGGCAGTGGGCTTCATTATTGGCGTACTGCAGGATTCAGCCGAGACCGCACTCAACTCCTCGACGGATATTCTGTTTACCGCGGCAGTTTGCCAGGCCGAAGCCGAGCGCGCGCCGCGTCGTACGGTTTCAGAATCGGAATAG
- a CDS encoding IS110 family transposase: protein MQTRMPVGIDIASKKFDVAVWKGETSYKTKVAPNTPKGLSALKKWREPFGCCHICMEATGAYSEPLATFLHDEGYDVSVENPARIKRFGQAELNRNKTDKDDARMIARYCKMHGPSLWQPAPLNERRLKALVKRLTNLQEMRQMEENRLEISDAVVQPSIRVVIAALDAQIDETKRAINDHINNDPDLKKNKELLESIPGIAGVLSSTMLAYMGDMSRFRNSKALVAWVGLNPMRQESGEWKGKSRISKMGNSAMRKALYMPAIVAMKWNPAVISLKNRLDAGRKTGKVVVCAAMKKLLQLAYGVLKSGRPFDTKICLAR, encoded by the coding sequence ATGCAAACACGTATGCCCGTCGGTATTGATATTGCTTCAAAAAAGTTTGATGTGGCCGTCTGGAAAGGCGAGACGTCTTACAAAACCAAAGTCGCCCCCAACACGCCTAAAGGCTTAAGCGCCCTGAAGAAATGGCGGGAGCCGTTCGGCTGCTGCCATATCTGCATGGAGGCCACCGGCGCGTACAGCGAGCCACTGGCCACCTTCCTGCACGATGAGGGCTATGACGTCAGCGTGGAAAATCCGGCGCGCATTAAGCGCTTTGGCCAGGCCGAACTGAACCGTAATAAGACGGATAAGGACGACGCGCGCATGATAGCGCGCTACTGCAAAATGCACGGCCCCTCGCTGTGGCAGCCGGCACCACTCAATGAGCGCAGGCTGAAAGCGCTGGTGAAGCGCCTGACGAACCTTCAGGAAATGCGGCAGATGGAAGAGAACCGTCTGGAGATATCGGATGCGGTAGTGCAGCCCTCAATCCGCGTGGTCATTGCGGCGCTGGATGCGCAGATAGACGAAACAAAGCGGGCAATAAACGACCATATCAATAATGACCCGGACCTTAAAAAGAACAAAGAGCTGCTTGAATCTATCCCGGGTATCGCGGGCGTGCTGAGCAGCACGATGCTGGCGTATATGGGCGATATGTCGAGGTTCAGAAACAGCAAGGCGCTTGTGGCGTGGGTGGGTCTGAACCCGATGCGGCAGGAGTCCGGCGAGTGGAAAGGCAAAAGCCGGATATCGAAGATGGGGAACAGCGCGATGCGTAAGGCGTTGTACATGCCAGCGATAGTGGCAATGAAGTGGAATCCGGCGGTCATCTCGCTGAAGAACCGTCTGGATGCGGGCAGGAAAACGGGAAAAGTCGTGGTATGCGCGGCGATGAAGAAGCTGCTCCAGCTGGCTTATGGTGTGCTGAAATCAGGCCGTCCGTTCGATACCAAAATATGTCTTGCCAGGTAA
- a CDS encoding UxaA family hydrolase, with product MQDAIRIHSRDNVAVALRDLPANTQVEINQQAITLQQEVGRGHKFALQPLAAGELVIKYGLPIAHATQPIAAGEIIHSSNARTNLSDVDEYDYQPDFLALPPQAGDRDVQIYRRASGEVGIRNELWILPTVGCVNGIARQILTRFMKETHDAEGIDGVHLFSHPFGCSQLGQDHENTRTMLQNMVRHPNAGAVLVIGLGCENNQVDVFRETLGGFDSDRVQFMECQKQDDEVEAGLERLHALYQAMRADKRQPGKLSELKFGLECGGSDGFSGITANPMLGCFSDQMIANGGTTVLTEVPEMFGAERILMSRCRDEATFSKTVAMINDFKRYFIDHQQPIYENPSPGNKAGGITTLEEKSLGCTQKAGQSQVVDVLKYGERLHTPGLNLLSAPGNDAVATSALAGAGCHMVLFTTGRGTPYGGFVPTVKIATNTQLAEKKPHWIDFNAGRLIEGMSMEAMLADFIDMIVAIANGQPARNETNDFRELAIFKSGVTL from the coding sequence ATGCAAGATGCCATTAGAATTCATTCACGCGATAACGTTGCTGTAGCGTTGCGCGATTTGCCCGCCAATACCCAGGTCGAGATTAATCAACAAGCGATTACCTTGCAGCAGGAGGTCGGACGCGGTCACAAGTTTGCCCTGCAGCCTTTAGCCGCCGGTGAACTGGTGATCAAGTACGGCTTGCCGATCGCCCATGCTACTCAGCCGATCGCTGCGGGTGAAATCATTCACTCCAGCAATGCACGCACCAATCTGAGCGACGTGGACGAGTATGACTATCAGCCCGATTTTCTCGCGCTGCCGCCACAGGCCGGTGACCGCGACGTGCAGATCTATCGTCGTGCCAGCGGTGAAGTGGGCATCCGCAATGAGCTGTGGATCCTGCCCACCGTGGGATGCGTAAACGGTATTGCGCGGCAGATCCTGACACGCTTTATGAAAGAGACCCATGACGCTGAAGGTATTGATGGCGTGCACCTGTTTAGTCATCCGTTTGGCTGCTCGCAGCTCGGACAGGATCACGAGAACACCCGGACCATGCTGCAAAATATGGTGCGGCACCCCAATGCTGGCGCTGTGCTGGTGATTGGCCTGGGCTGCGAGAACAATCAGGTCGATGTGTTCCGCGAAACGCTCGGTGGCTTTGATAGCGATCGCGTGCAGTTTATGGAGTGCCAGAAGCAGGATGATGAAGTCGAAGCGGGGCTGGAACGCCTGCATGCGCTTTATCAGGCAATGCGCGCGGACAAGCGTCAGCCGGGCAAACTTAGCGAGCTGAAGTTTGGTCTGGAATGCGGCGGCTCAGACGGCTTTTCCGGCATCACCGCCAATCCCATGCTCGGCTGTTTCTCTGACCAGATGATTGCTAACGGTGGTACCACGGTGCTGACCGAAGTGCCGGAGATGTTTGGTGCCGAGCGTATTCTGATGAGTCGTTGTCGCGATGAAGCCACTTTCAGCAAAACCGTGGCGATGATTAACGACTTCAAACGCTACTTTATTGATCATCAGCAGCCCATCTACGAGAATCCATCGCCGGGCAACAAAGCAGGCGGCATCACCACGCTGGAAGAGAAGTCGCTTGGCTGTACGCAAAAGGCCGGACAAAGCCAGGTGGTGGATGTGCTGAAGTACGGTGAGCGCTTACACACGCCGGGACTCAATCTGTTGAGCGCGCCGGGTAATGATGCGGTAGCCACCAGCGCGCTGGCAGGCGCGGGCTGTCATATGGTGCTGTTTACTACCGGACGCGGCACGCCGTACGGCGGTTTTGTACCAACGGTGAAGATCGCCACCAATACGCAGTTGGCCGAGAAAAAACCGCACTGGATCGATTTTAATGCCGGGCGCCTGATTGAAGGCATGAGTATGGAGGCGATGCTGGCGGATTTCATCGATATGATTGTAGCGATTGCCAATGGCCAACCGGCGCGCAATGAAACCAACGATTTCCGCGAGTTAGCCATCTTCAAAAGCGGTGTGACTTTGTAA
- a CDS encoding tagaturonate reductase gives MQRLNRQNFPGAHYSERVIQFGEGNFLRAFIDWQLDWLNQHQNTDAGVVVVRPRNRVVEETLNQQEGLYTTLIRGLNAAGEQVSETRLIRSVNREIQPYQQFEDFLALARAPQMRFVFSNTTEAGIVFVAEDRLDDAPASSFPGKLTQLLWARFNHFAAASDKGWLIVPCELIDYNGDTLRELVMRYIKHWQLPPEFARWLQDHCAFYNTLVDRIVTGYPADSAAIEAQLGYQDRYLVAGEVYYQFVIQGPDALAQELKLDTLAPEVKLVDDITPYKAQKVAILNGAHTALVPVAFQAGVESVGEAMDDAQIAGFVDALLREEVIPTLDLPRDELHAFADAVQRRFRNPFIRHALLSIALNGMTKFRTRLLPQLLLAQQQNGQWPARLTFAFAALLAFYRGEEGERRWPLQDDEHWLQRFAELWPAVHNDKQTPEQLVRAVLSDANHWGEDLTQRPGLVAAVSQHLQNIIVHGMRTALTQLR, from the coding sequence ATGCAGCGACTCAACCGCCAGAATTTCCCCGGAGCGCACTATAGCGAGCGCGTCATCCAGTTCGGTGAAGGCAACTTCCTGCGTGCCTTTATCGATTGGCAACTCGACTGGCTTAATCAGCATCAAAACACCGACGCGGGCGTAGTCGTGGTGCGGCCGCGCAACCGCGTAGTGGAAGAGACGCTAAATCAGCAAGAGGGTCTATACACCACGCTGATTCGCGGACTAAACGCCGCGGGTGAGCAGGTGAGTGAAACCCGGCTGATTCGTAGCGTGAATCGTGAAATTCAGCCGTATCAACAATTTGAAGATTTTCTTGCGTTGGCGCGTGCGCCGCAGATGCGCTTTGTGTTCTCCAATACCACCGAAGCCGGCATTGTTTTTGTCGCAGAGGATCGGCTGGACGATGCGCCAGCGTCCTCGTTTCCCGGCAAGCTGACGCAGTTGTTGTGGGCGCGCTTTAACCACTTTGCTGCGGCCAGCGATAAAGGTTGGCTCATCGTGCCTTGCGAACTGATCGATTATAACGGCGACACGCTGCGCGAGTTGGTAATGCGCTACATCAAGCATTGGCAGCTGCCGCCGGAGTTTGCGCGCTGGCTGCAGGATCACTGTGCTTTCTACAACACGCTGGTGGATCGCATTGTCACCGGCTATCCGGCCGACAGCGCGGCAATTGAGGCGCAGTTGGGCTATCAGGATCGCTATCTGGTGGCGGGCGAAGTCTATTACCAGTTTGTGATTCAGGGGCCGGATGCATTGGCTCAGGAGCTGAAGCTTGACACGCTGGCGCCGGAAGTGAAGCTGGTGGATGACATCACGCCGTACAAAGCGCAGAAAGTGGCGATTCTTAACGGTGCACACACCGCGCTGGTGCCGGTAGCGTTTCAGGCGGGAGTGGAGAGCGTCGGAGAAGCGATGGACGACGCGCAAATTGCCGGCTTTGTTGATGCCCTGCTGCGCGAGGAAGTGATCCCGACGCTGGATCTGCCGCGCGATGAGCTGCACGCCTTCGCCGACGCGGTGCAGCGCCGTTTCCGCAATCCCTTTATTCGCCATGCGCTGCTTTCGATTGCCCTAAACGGCATGACCAAATTCCGTACCCGTTTACTGCCACAGCTACTGCTGGCGCAGCAGCAAAACGGGCAATGGCCTGCACGTCTGACCTTCGCCTTTGCCGCGCTGCTGGCATTTTATCGCGGTGAAGAGGGTGAGCGTCGCTGGCCGCTGCAGGACGACGAACACTGGCTGCAGCGTTTTGCTGAGCTATGGCCAGCGGTACATAACGATAAACAGACCCCGGAACAGTTGGTGCGCGCGGTACTCAGCGATGCCAACCACTGGGGCGAAGATCTAACTCAGCGGCCAGGATTAGTGGCTGCGGTAAGCCAACACCTGCAAAACATCATCGTCCACGGGATGCGGACGGCGCTGACCCAACTGAGATAA
- the uxaC gene encoding glucuronate isomerase, with amino-acid sequence MSRFMSEDFLLDTEFARRLYHDYAKDQPIFDYHCHLPPQQIADNYRFTNLYDIWLKGDHYKWRAMRANGVPETLCTGDASDREKFNAWARTVPHTIGNPLYHWTHLELRRPFGITDVLLNEQSADVIWQQCNELLAQDAFSARGIMQQMNVKMVGTTDDPLDDLQHHRKLAQDSSFGVKVLPSWRPDKAFNIELESFLPWIQRLEQVADVSVQRFDDLRRALSQRLDHFAAHGCKISDHALDVVVFAEADEATLDAILARRLQGAAPSTEETAQFKSAVLVWLGSEYARRGWAQQYHIGALRNANRRQFDILGPDVGFDSINDAPLAIPLARLLDAQNRNNALPKTILYCVNPRDNEVLATMAGNFQGEGEPGKMQFGSAWWFNDQLDGMQRQMTQLAQIGLLSRFVGMLTDSRSFLSYTRHEYFRRLLCQMIGNWVERGEAPADEALLGQMVQNISFNNARDYFGIELGA; translated from the coding sequence ATGTCGCGTTTTATGAGTGAGGATTTTCTACTCGACACCGAGTTCGCCCGTCGTCTGTACCATGACTACGCTAAAGATCAGCCGATTTTCGACTATCACTGTCACTTGCCGCCGCAGCAGATTGCCGACAACTACCGCTTCACCAACCTCTATGACATCTGGCTGAAAGGCGATCACTACAAATGGCGAGCAATGCGCGCCAACGGCGTGCCGGAGACGTTGTGCACCGGTGATGCCAGCGATCGTGAGAAATTCAATGCCTGGGCGCGCACCGTGCCGCATACCATCGGCAATCCGCTTTATCACTGGACGCACCTTGAACTACGTCGACCTTTCGGTATCACTGACGTGCTGCTGAATGAACAGAGCGCCGATGTCATTTGGCAGCAGTGTAACGAACTGCTGGCGCAGGATGCATTTAGCGCACGCGGCATCATGCAGCAGATGAATGTGAAGATGGTCGGTACCACCGACGATCCGCTCGATGACCTGCAGCACCACCGCAAGCTGGCGCAGGACAGCAGTTTTGGCGTCAAAGTGCTGCCGAGCTGGCGTCCGGACAAAGCCTTTAATATTGAGCTGGAGAGTTTCCTGCCGTGGATTCAGCGCCTGGAGCAGGTGGCGGATGTCAGCGTACAGCGCTTTGACGATCTGCGCCGTGCCTTGAGCCAGCGACTCGATCACTTCGCCGCGCACGGCTGCAAAATCTCCGATCACGCGCTGGATGTGGTGGTGTTTGCGGAAGCTGATGAAGCCACGTTGGATGCCATTTTGGCGCGTCGTCTGCAAGGCGCGGCACCTTCCACAGAAGAGACGGCACAATTTAAAAGTGCGGTACTAGTGTGGCTGGGTAGCGAATATGCGCGCCGCGGCTGGGCGCAGCAGTATCACATTGGCGCGCTGCGTAACGCCAATCGCCGCCAGTTCGATATCCTCGGCCCGGATGTGGGCTTCGATTCGATCAACGATGCGCCGCTGGCGATTCCGCTGGCGCGCTTGCTGGATGCGCAAAACCGCAATAATGCGCTGCCAAAAACCATCCTCTACTGCGTCAACCCGCGCGATAACGAAGTGCTGGCCACCATGGCGGGCAATTTCCAGGGTGAAGGCGAACCGGGCAAGATGCAGTTTGGTTCGGCGTGGTGGTTCAACGATCAGCTCGACGGCATGCAGCGCCAAATGACCCAGCTGGCGCAAATCGGCCTGCTGAGCCGCTTTGTCGGCATGCTCACCGACAGCCGCAGTTTCCTCTCCTACACGCGCCACGAATATTTCCGTCGCCTGCTATGCCAGATGATCGGCAACTGGGTAGAACGTGGCGAAGCGCCGGCCGATGAGGCGTTGTTAGGGCAGATGGTGCAGAACATCAGTTTTAACAATGCGCGCGATTACTTCGGCATTGAGCTGGGAGCCTGA
- the exuR gene encoding transcriptional regulator ExuR, with product MDLTESRRLYQQLASELKRRIEAGDYSIGDKLPAERLIAEEMQVSRTVVREAIIMLEVEGYVEVRKGSGIHVMSNQQQNRVVTSSQLEFANFGPFELLQARQLIESNVAEFAATQVTRQDIVALMAIQEKARQEDHSRDSAWDMEFHVRIAQSTQNSALAAIVEKMWLHRLHNPYWLKLHEHIDAKNITSWCDDHDQILKALIRKDPAASKLAMWQHLENTKQMLFNATTDDFEFNVDRYMFAENPVILPEASENPR from the coding sequence ATGGACCTGACCGAATCACGACGCTTGTATCAACAGCTCGCCAGCGAACTTAAACGCCGTATTGAAGCAGGCGATTACAGCATCGGCGACAAACTGCCCGCCGAACGTCTGATCGCGGAAGAGATGCAGGTGAGCCGCACCGTGGTGCGCGAAGCGATTATCATGCTGGAAGTGGAAGGTTACGTGGAGGTGCGTAAAGGCTCCGGCATCCACGTGATGAGTAATCAGCAGCAGAATCGGGTGGTGACATCCAGCCAGCTGGAGTTTGCTAATTTCGGTCCCTTCGAGTTGTTACAGGCACGTCAGTTGATTGAGAGTAACGTTGCCGAATTTGCCGCCACGCAGGTGACGCGGCAGGACATTGTGGCACTGATGGCGATTCAGGAAAAAGCACGTCAGGAAGATCACTCGCGCGACTCCGCCTGGGATATGGAGTTTCACGTACGCATCGCGCAATCCACGCAAAACAGCGCCTTAGCGGCGATTGTTGAAAAAATGTGGCTGCATCGTCTGCACAATCCCTACTGGCTCAAATTGCATGAGCATATTGATGCCAAAAATATCACCAGCTGGTGTGACGATCACGACCAGATCCTCAAAGCACTCATACGCAAAGATCCCGCCGCCAGTAAGCTGGCAATGTGGCAACATCTGGAAAATACTAAACAGATGCTGTTCAACGCGACGACTGACGATTTCGAATTTAACGTTGATCGTTACATGTTTGCGGAAAATCCGGTCATCCTGCCGGAAGCTAGCGAAAACCCACGCTGA
- a CDS encoding DedA family protein, which produces MDILQALLHALWQQDYEMLSDPTLVWAIYGVLFMILFLENGLLPAAFLPGDSLLILVGVLIAKGTMGFPLTLLILTTGASLGCWVSYIQGRWLGNTPTVQNWLSHLPAQYHQRAHALFHRHGLSALLIGRFIAFVRTLLPTIAGLSGLSNARFQFFNWVSGFLWVLILTVLGFALGKTPIFRRYEDELMLCLMLLPLVLLVIGLVGSLVVLWRKRQSTRNGNSQP; this is translated from the coding sequence ATGGATATTTTGCAAGCATTGCTGCATGCCTTATGGCAGCAGGATTACGAAATGCTCTCCGACCCCACGCTGGTTTGGGCCATTTATGGTGTGTTGTTCATGATTCTGTTTTTAGAAAATGGACTGCTCCCCGCCGCTTTTCTGCCTGGCGACAGTTTACTGATTCTGGTCGGCGTTCTGATTGCTAAAGGCACCATGGGTTTCCCACTTACTCTGCTGATTTTGACTACCGGCGCCAGCCTGGGTTGCTGGGTGAGTTACATCCAGGGGCGATGGCTGGGTAACACGCCCACCGTGCAAAACTGGCTTTCGCATTTGCCCGCGCAATATCACCAGCGCGCGCACGCCCTGTTCCATCGCCACGGCTTATCTGCCCTGCTGATTGGTCGCTTTATTGCCTTTGTGCGTACTTTGCTGCCTACCATCGCGGGTCTTTCTGGCCTGAGTAACGCGCGCTTCCAGTTCTTTAACTGGGTAAGTGGCTTCCTGTGGGTACTGATTCTCACCGTGCTGGGCTTCGCGCTGGGCAAAACGCCGATTTTCCGTCGTTACGAAGATGAGTTGATGTTGTGTCTGATGCTGCTGCCGCTAGTGCTGCTGGTGATCGGCCTGGTTGGTTCTTTAGTCGTGCTTTGGCGTAAGCGTCAGTCAACTCGCAACGGGAATTCACAGCCATGA
- the mzrA gene encoding EnvZ/OmpR regulon moderator MzrA has product MIKLRGFPRRLLPWALGGAFALLAVCFIPNLMQHETVVQIRVANSGTNLPDGFYLYQQLSAQGVRIKSITPSGDALVIHFENEEQSLAAQKVLKRLLPQGFVVAAGPQASQQYPDATRPTYS; this is encoded by the coding sequence ATGATCAAACTCCGTGGATTCCCAAGGCGTTTACTGCCTTGGGCGCTGGGTGGCGCCTTCGCGTTGCTGGCCGTCTGTTTCATTCCGAACTTGATGCAGCATGAAACCGTGGTGCAAATCCGCGTGGCGAATAGCGGCACCAATCTGCCCGATGGTTTTTACCTGTATCAGCAACTTTCCGCGCAGGGCGTGCGTATCAAAAGTATTACGCCCTCTGGCGACGCGCTGGTGATTCATTTTGAGAATGAAGAACAGAGTCTGGCGGCACAGAAAGTTCTGAAACGCCTGTTACCACAAGGCTTCGTTGTGGCTGCCGGCCCACAGGCTTCGCAGCAATATCCTGACGCCACTCGCCCAACATACAGTTAA
- a CDS encoding DUF1090 domain-containing protein — translation MKHQLLLGAILFSLSGSLLAAESLCQQKEQDIQREIDMAKQHDNQRRVTGLERALTEVRAGCTDEKLKSAHSERIAEQKHKIAERERELKEERQDGDKDKIEKRERKLEEAQHELKKLEAEPY, via the coding sequence ATGAAACATCAATTACTGCTAGGTGCTATTCTTTTCTCACTCTCGGGTTCGCTGCTGGCGGCTGAATCGCTCTGCCAACAAAAAGAGCAAGATATTCAGCGCGAGATCGATATGGCGAAGCAGCATGACAACCAGCGCCGCGTAACCGGGCTGGAGCGTGCGTTGACCGAAGTCCGCGCAGGCTGCACCGATGAGAAACTGAAATCGGCACACAGCGAACGCATCGCAGAGCAGAAGCATAAAATCGCCGAGCGCGAGCGTGAGCTGAAGGAAGAGCGTCAGGACGGCGATAAAGACAAAATTGAGAAGCGCGAACGTAAGCTAGAAGAGGCACAGCACGAACTGAAAAAGCTTGAAGCTGAACCTTATTAA